One window of Oscillibacter hominis genomic DNA carries:
- a CDS encoding RraA family protein has translation MNEFDQKYRARFEKLSSTNVSDALDALGYKGSTCGIRPMIERWNKIVGPAVTMRMTAAGQTPQKHHLGMNAIASAKPGDVIVIDNGGRMDTSCWGGILANAAKTKGVSGTVIDGCCRDLDDCVEADYTVYARGAVVCTARGRVIEESTNQMIQFGGVQVRPGDIVMGDSSGIVIVPQEAVEEVLAKAEQLYEKEEAMVAEIKAGADILEVDAKYNYNKMLQK, from the coding sequence ATGAACGAATTTGACCAGAAGTACCGCGCACGCTTTGAAAAGCTCTCTTCCACCAACGTGTCCGACGCGCTGGACGCGCTGGGCTACAAGGGATCCACCTGCGGCATCCGTCCCATGATCGAGCGGTGGAACAAGATCGTGGGCCCCGCGGTCACCATGCGCATGACCGCCGCCGGCCAGACGCCCCAAAAACACCATCTGGGCATGAACGCCATCGCCTCGGCAAAGCCGGGCGACGTGATCGTCATAGACAACGGCGGGCGCATGGACACCTCCTGCTGGGGCGGCATCCTGGCCAACGCCGCCAAGACCAAGGGCGTGTCGGGCACGGTAATCGACGGCTGCTGCCGGGATTTGGACGACTGTGTGGAGGCGGACTACACCGTCTATGCCCGGGGCGCCGTGGTGTGCACGGCCCGGGGCCGCGTCATTGAGGAGAGCACCAACCAGATGATCCAGTTTGGCGGCGTGCAGGTCCGGCCCGGAGACATCGTCATGGGTGACTCCAGCGGCATTGTGATCGTACCCCAGGAGGCTGTGGAAGAGGTGCTGGCCAAGGCGGAGCAGCTCTATGAAAAGGAGGAGGCCATGGTGGCGGAGATCAAGGCCGGGGCCGATATCTTAGAGGTGGACGCAAAGTACAACTACAACAAAATGCTGCAAAAGTGA
- a CDS encoding RraA family protein, which yields MDKLVERLRALDTTCVSDALDKMGVPCALLDIKPVLPGKKICGRAFTVHYVPCGQVKGTVGDFLDDVQPGQVVVIDNAGRDYCTVWGDIMAVTAKLRGVEGTVIDGVCRDIPAVRESGYPMFTKGWYMATGKDRVEVDAVNVPVAVSGVKVCPGDILLGDDTGVVAIPQERAEEAAAIAEDIDRKEAAIIALVKEGKSLKEARQLTGYHHLQTKPAE from the coding sequence ATGGACAAACTGGTTGAGCGGCTCAGGGCCCTGGACACCACCTGCGTGTCCGACGCACTGGATAAGATGGGCGTACCCTGCGCGCTGTTGGACATCAAGCCTGTGCTCCCGGGCAAGAAGATCTGCGGCCGGGCCTTTACGGTGCACTATGTGCCCTGCGGCCAGGTGAAGGGCACGGTGGGTGACTTTTTGGACGATGTGCAGCCCGGGCAGGTGGTGGTGATCGACAACGCCGGCCGGGACTACTGCACCGTGTGGGGCGACATCATGGCCGTCACCGCCAAGCTCCGTGGCGTCGAGGGCACCGTCATCGACGGCGTGTGCCGGGATATCCCGGCGGTCAGGGAGAGCGGATACCCCATGTTCACCAAGGGCTGGTACATGGCCACCGGAAAGGACCGGGTGGAGGTGGACGCGGTAAACGTCCCCGTTGCCGTCAGCGGCGTTAAGGTCTGCCCCGGCGACATCCTGCTGGGCGATGACACCGGCGTGGTGGCGATCCCCCAGGAGCGGGCGGAGGAGGCCGCGGCCATCGCCGAGGACATCGACCGCAAGGAGGCGGCCATCATCGCATTGGTGAAAGAGGGCAAGTCACTGAAAGAGGCCCGGCAGCTGACCGGATACCATCACCTGCAGACCAAGCCGGCGGAATAA
- a CDS encoding MmgE/PrpD family protein, whose product MTRTEHIAQFVYNLKYEDLPPEVVLAAKNMIMDALSVAVGTTHVSPKDARAIWDTVEHYGGAPAATAVVTGKKMPAPFAAMANATLTHGLDFDDTHKESLCHTSASVVASALAIVEEVGGTGKDLILAAVIGFEIAVRIGMSVMPSHYARGWHSTGTHPTMAIAAMSAKMLGCDEDGIIRAIGLACSRVGSLLAYLDTGTADGNMNPGQAAFNGLLSGWAAKVGTTAHPNALEHPHGYCHVYCDEEPKLEKLDEGLGETWEILNNLPKMYPSLLASHCAIETTLRMVHRDNIRPESIKKITELTYNTVRTHFSNYDPESTMAAQFSVPYCIAVSAATGEMGLSSVTMPVIRSQAVQDMLKKVEIVSTPEVNAMYPEKFPCIITIETVDGKIYNDEQYYPKGDPMHPATQEEREDKFRMLMQSTFSAEHTEKALAVCRDLEHVADVRGFAREFVCKED is encoded by the coding sequence ATGACCAGAACAGAACATATCGCGCAATTTGTCTACAACCTGAAGTATGAGGACCTGCCGCCGGAGGTGGTGCTGGCCGCCAAGAACATGATCATGGATGCCCTGTCCGTGGCCGTGGGTACCACCCACGTCTCCCCAAAGGATGCAAGGGCCATCTGGGACACGGTGGAGCATTACGGCGGGGCTCCGGCGGCCACCGCGGTGGTCACCGGAAAAAAGATGCCCGCCCCCTTTGCCGCCATGGCCAACGCCACACTGACCCATGGCCTGGATTTCGACGACACCCACAAGGAGTCTCTCTGCCACACCAGCGCCTCCGTGGTGGCCTCGGCCCTGGCCATTGTGGAGGAGGTGGGCGGCACCGGCAAGGACCTGATCCTGGCGGCGGTGATCGGCTTTGAGATCGCGGTCCGGATCGGCATGAGCGTCATGCCCTCCCACTATGCCCGGGGCTGGCACTCCACCGGCACCCATCCCACCATGGCCATCGCGGCCATGTCTGCCAAGATGCTGGGCTGCGACGAGGACGGTATCATCCGGGCCATCGGGCTGGCCTGCTCCCGGGTGGGCAGCCTGCTGGCCTATCTGGACACCGGCACGGCCGACGGCAACATGAACCCCGGCCAAGCCGCCTTCAACGGGCTGCTCAGCGGCTGGGCTGCCAAGGTGGGAACCACCGCCCATCCCAACGCTCTGGAGCATCCCCACGGCTACTGCCACGTCTACTGCGACGAGGAGCCCAAGCTGGAGAAGCTGGATGAGGGACTGGGCGAGACGTGGGAGATCCTCAACAACCTGCCCAAGATGTATCCGTCCCTGCTGGCCAGCCACTGCGCCATCGAGACCACGCTGCGCATGGTTCACCGGGACAACATCCGGCCCGAATCCATCAAGAAGATCACAGAGCTCACCTACAACACGGTCCGCACCCACTTCTCCAACTACGACCCCGAGAGCACCATGGCCGCCCAGTTCTCCGTGCCCTACTGCATCGCCGTGTCCGCCGCCACCGGTGAGATGGGTCTCAGCTCCGTCACCATGCCCGTCATCAGGAGCCAGGCGGTTCAGGATATGTTGAAAAAGGTGGAGATCGTCTCCACGCCGGAGGTCAACGCCATGTATCCGGAGAAGTTCCCCTGCATCATCACCATTGAGACGGTGGACGGGAAAATCTACAACGATGAGCAGTATTACCCCAAGGGAGACCCCATGCATCCGGCCACCCAGGAGGAGCGGGAGGATAAATTCCGCATGCTGATGCAGTCCACGTTTTCCGCGGAGCACACGGAGAAGGCGCTGGCGGTGTGCAGGGATTTGGAGCATGTGGCCGACGTCCGCGGGTTTGCCCGGGAATTTGTTTGTAAGGAGGACTGA
- a CDS encoding aminotransferase class I/II-fold pyridoxal phosphate-dependent enzyme, translating to MEAYQNLSRAQLEALKARLEQDLAGYRARGLSLNMARGKPSAEQLDLSMEMLDVVNSKSDCHAEDGADCRNYCDIYGIPEAIRLFAAYMGVEEDEIVICGQSSLQLLYDALCRAMLQGVLGSDKPWGKYEHPKFICPVPGYDKHFGFCKFVGLEMIPVPLRADGPDMDLVEKLVAGDESIKGMWCMPKFSNPFGACYSDEVIYRLARMQCAAKDFRLFWDNAYSYHVIYKDHPVLNMLDVCKEVGNPDRVFLFGSTSKITMAGSGVTFIAASRANTEFIKKQYAVQTVGWDKMNMLRHVRYLKSMDNIKELMKKHAAILRPRFDAVLGTFDRELTGLGVGDWTRPDGGFFVTYMAMPGCAKRIVQLCADTGVTLTNAGATHPGGVDPEDSYIRIAPTYPPLEELKAAMEVFCVAVKLASVEKLLAA from the coding sequence ATGGAAGCGTATCAGAATCTGTCCCGCGCCCAGCTGGAGGCGCTGAAAGCCCGTCTGGAGCAGGACCTGGCCGGTTACCGGGCCAGAGGGCTCAGCCTCAATATGGCCCGCGGCAAGCCCAGCGCCGAGCAGTTGGATTTATCCATGGAGATGCTGGACGTGGTCAACTCCAAAAGCGACTGCCATGCCGAAGACGGCGCCGACTGCCGCAACTACTGCGACATCTACGGCATCCCCGAGGCCATCCGCCTCTTTGCCGCGTACATGGGCGTGGAGGAGGATGAGATCGTCATCTGCGGGCAGTCCTCGCTGCAGCTGCTCTACGACGCGCTGTGCCGTGCCATGCTCCAGGGCGTGCTGGGTTCCGACAAGCCCTGGGGAAAATACGAGCACCCCAAGTTCATCTGCCCCGTCCCCGGCTATGACAAGCACTTTGGCTTCTGCAAGTTCGTGGGCCTTGAGATGATCCCCGTGCCCCTGCGCGCCGACGGCCCGGACATGGACCTGGTGGAGAAGCTGGTGGCCGGGGATGAGAGCATCAAAGGCATGTGGTGCATGCCCAAGTTTTCCAACCCCTTCGGCGCCTGCTACAGCGACGAGGTAATTTACCGCCTGGCAAGGATGCAGTGCGCGGCCAAGGACTTCCGCCTCTTCTGGGACAATGCCTACAGCTACCATGTGATCTACAAAGACCACCCGGTGCTGAACATGCTGGACGTGTGCAAGGAGGTGGGCAACCCCGACCGGGTCTTCCTGTTCGGCTCTACCTCCAAGATCACTATGGCCGGCTCCGGCGTCACCTTCATCGCCGCCTCCCGGGCCAACACGGAATTCATCAAAAAGCAGTACGCGGTCCAGACGGTGGGCTGGGATAAGATGAACATGCTGCGCCATGTCCGCTACTTAAAGAGTATGGACAACATCAAGGAGCTGATGAAAAAGCACGCCGCCATCCTGCGTCCCCGCTTTGACGCGGTGCTGGGCACCTTTGACCGGGAACTCACCGGCCTGGGGGTGGGGGACTGGACCCGGCCCGACGGCGGATTTTTCGTCACCTACATGGCCATGCCCGGCTGCGCAAAGCGGATTGTACAGCTATGCGCCGACACGGGCGTGACGCTGACCAACGCCGGCGCCACCCATCCGGGCGGCGTTGACCCGGAGGACTCCTATATCCGCATCGCACCAACCTATCCGCCCTTGGAGGAGCTGAAAGCGGCCATGGAGGTATTCTGCGTGGCCGTGAAGCTGGCCAGCGTGGAAAAGCTCTTGGCGGCATAA
- a CDS encoding serine hydrolase translates to MFEKLAGYVRRYQDNVSVYVENLRTGAVYENNADKMMKSASVVKLFILWEFYRRVAAGTLDPQALYALKDSDREGTTPYHTGILRDFHTGIELTLEDIVRMNVVLSDDTAANILLRMFGLESVQRDIQELGLRSTRFDRIMNDYEGARQGRENYTSCRDVADFYKELLSARRMPRELCDKMLQILTEQRYTYGLPALLDEDLLIAHKTGGITEFGTMHDLGILYGLEDKKPLLICCVMTQFEPDIPQFQPFALDIISRVAQLAYEEASGQGN, encoded by the coding sequence ATGTTTGAAAAGTTAGCCGGCTATGTGAGACGGTACCAGGACAACGTCAGCGTGTACGTGGAAAACCTGCGCACCGGCGCCGTCTATGAAAACAACGCCGACAAGATGATGAAATCCGCCAGCGTGGTAAAGCTCTTTATTCTGTGGGAGTTCTACCGGCGGGTGGCAGCGGGAACCTTGGACCCTCAGGCGCTCTATGCGCTGAAGGACTCCGACCGGGAGGGCACCACGCCCTACCACACCGGCATCCTGCGGGACTTCCACACCGGCATTGAGCTGACGCTGGAGGACATTGTACGGATGAACGTCGTCCTCAGCGACGATACTGCCGCCAACATCCTGCTGCGCATGTTCGGCCTGGAATCCGTGCAGCGGGACATCCAGGAGCTGGGGCTTCGCAGCACCCGGTTTGACCGCATCATGAACGACTACGAGGGTGCCCGCCAGGGAAGGGAGAACTACACCTCCTGCCGGGACGTGGCCGACTTCTACAAGGAGCTGCTGAGCGCCAGGCGGATGCCCAGGGAGCTGTGTGACAAAATGCTGCAAATCCTCACCGAACAGCGCTATACATACGGCCTGCCCGCGCTTTTGGACGAGGACCTGCTCATTGCCCACAAGACCGGCGGGATCACCGAATTCGGCACCATGCACGACCTGGGTATCCTCTATGGCCTGGAGGACAAAAAGCCTCTGCTGATCTGCTGTGTGATGACCCAGTTTGAACCCGACATTCCCCAGTTCCAGCCCTTTGCACTGGACATCATCTCCCGGGTGGCCCAGCTGGCCTATGAGGAGGCCTCCGGCCAGGGAAACTAA
- a CDS encoding alanine/glycine:cation symporter family protein yields MPLEQLVGTVAGFLYDKILAVLLIAVGLYFTVRLKGVQFNMFGEAIRVVGEKTKSTDSISSFQALMVSTASRVGTGNIVGVTTAICLGGFGSVFWMWLIAVIGCASAFVESTLAQIYKKRSEGDDGTSRGGPAYYIQQGLHSRGLGIVFSILLLCTFGCGFIMLASYNLVDSFKVYFGGGEKFYAGPVPIVIGAVTALLFALCIFGGGKKIAKVTGVMVPVMGVVYIVVALAIILTHITLIPQVFARIFREAFDFTAIFGGLTGSCLMYGIKRGLFSNEAGLGSAPNAAAAADVAHPAKQGLVQVLSVFLDTIVICSATALMCMCSGIEPSAELAGIAYVQEAVAGTFGYFGYLFVTFSMVMFAFSTLLGNCFYAEPNLKFILQQDLSKGGRIAFYLIETLFVFTGAFLEFGLVWNLADLMMAVMSLVNLPVIVVLGKKAFDCLDDYKKQKREGKEPVFRAEDIGISGTDYWQ; encoded by the coding sequence ATGCCGCTTGAACAGCTTGTAGGCACTGTGGCGGGATTTCTGTACGACAAAATCCTGGCCGTCCTGCTGATCGCAGTGGGGCTTTACTTTACCGTGCGCCTGAAGGGCGTGCAGTTCAATATGTTTGGCGAGGCCATCCGGGTGGTGGGCGAAAAGACAAAGAGCACGGACTCCATCTCCTCGTTCCAGGCGCTGATGGTGTCCACCGCCTCCCGGGTGGGGACGGGGAATATCGTCGGCGTCACCACGGCCATCTGCCTGGGCGGATTTGGCTCCGTGTTCTGGATGTGGCTGATCGCGGTCATCGGCTGCGCTTCCGCCTTTGTGGAGAGCACCCTGGCCCAGATCTATAAAAAACGGAGCGAAGGCGATGACGGCACCAGCCGTGGAGGCCCGGCCTATTACATCCAGCAGGGCCTCCACTCCCGGGGGCTTGGCATCGTGTTCTCCATACTGCTGCTGTGCACCTTCGGCTGCGGGTTTATCATGCTGGCCTCCTATAACCTGGTGGATTCCTTTAAGGTCTACTTTGGCGGCGGGGAGAAGTTCTATGCGGGCCCCGTGCCCATCGTGATCGGCGCGGTCACCGCGCTGCTCTTTGCCCTGTGCATCTTCGGCGGCGGTAAAAAGATAGCGAAGGTCACCGGGGTGATGGTTCCGGTGATGGGCGTTGTATACATCGTGGTGGCACTGGCGATCATCCTGACCCACATCACGCTGATCCCCCAGGTTTTTGCCCGCATTTTCCGGGAGGCGTTCGACTTTACCGCAATCTTCGGCGGCCTGACCGGCTCCTGCCTGATGTACGGCATCAAGCGGGGACTCTTCTCCAATGAGGCGGGCCTTGGCTCGGCCCCCAACGCGGCGGCTGCCGCCGACGTGGCCCATCCGGCAAAGCAGGGCCTGGTGCAGGTGCTGTCCGTTTTTCTGGACACCATCGTCATCTGCTCCGCCACAGCCCTGATGTGCATGTGCTCCGGCATAGAGCCTTCCGCGGAGCTGGCCGGCATTGCCTATGTGCAGGAGGCGGTGGCCGGGACTTTCGGCTACTTCGGCTATCTCTTTGTGACCTTCTCCATGGTGATGTTCGCGTTTTCCACGCTGCTGGGCAACTGTTTTTACGCGGAGCCCAACCTGAAGTTCATCCTTCAGCAGGACCTTTCCAAAGGCGGCCGGATCGCCTTTTATCTCATTGAAACCCTGTTTGTGTTCACTGGTGCTTTTTTGGAGTTCGGCCTGGTGTGGAACCTTGCGGACCTGATGATGGCGGTGATGTCCCTGGTGAACCTGCCGGTCATTGTGGTGCTGGGGAAAAAGGCCTTTGACTGCCTGGACGACTATAAAAAGCAAAAGCGGGAGGGGAAGGAGCCGGTCTTCCGCGCGGAGGACATCGGCATCTCCGGAACGGATTACTGGCAGTAA
- a CDS encoding NRAMP family divalent metal transporter: MTQSDQQAKKVAFTTTLGAALVAATTQVGPGFTTQSALFSAQYLGAFFLCIIAALALDIITQANVYRILCFTRKRGQEVAAAIHPVVGYLLTAIVVFGICVFQFSNVSGTGLGMSALFGTSTAVSTVLCGLIAMAVFLSRSANKIINILAQVLGAVLILTALILVFMAKPPVGEIPSQIAGADVSSLLLPTITILGSVCGGYGAYIGSHRLLDSGVSGAENYYLYKRTQLLGTTTVYVLRVLLVLVTFGAVMHGATIDMANPAPSSYQAVAGMFGYRLYGAVILAAGTTTILGAAAIFLSFTKTHFKWIAAHERQSAILFIGICTVVDVFLGQPVNLLVAAGSINSLVLPFTMLVMLIASHSKRIMGEDYRHPVWMTVGAAVVFVAAAYLSTKNIPNLIALFQ, encoded by the coding sequence ATGACGCAGTCCGATCAGCAAGCAAAGAAAGTTGCATTCACCACCACCCTTGGCGCGGCCCTGGTGGCGGCCACCACACAGGTAGGGCCGGGCTTTACCACGCAGTCCGCCCTTTTCAGCGCACAGTACCTGGGTGCCTTCTTCCTCTGCATCATCGCGGCACTGGCGCTGGACATCATCACCCAGGCGAACGTGTACCGCATCCTCTGCTTTACCCGAAAACGCGGCCAGGAGGTGGCAGCGGCCATCCATCCTGTGGTAGGATACCTTTTGACGGCCATTGTGGTATTTGGCATCTGTGTCTTCCAGTTTTCCAACGTCAGCGGCACCGGGCTGGGCATGTCTGCACTGTTCGGCACCAGCACCGCGGTCAGCACCGTGCTGTGCGGCCTGATCGCCATGGCGGTGTTTCTCTCCAGGTCCGCCAACAAGATCATCAATATCCTGGCCCAGGTGCTGGGCGCGGTTTTGATCCTCACAGCGCTGATTCTGGTGTTTATGGCAAAGCCGCCGGTGGGGGAGATCCCATCCCAGATCGCCGGGGCCGACGTCAGTTCCCTGCTGCTGCCCACCATCACCATCCTGGGCAGCGTATGCGGCGGGTACGGCGCCTACATCGGCTCTCACCGCCTGCTGGATTCCGGCGTCAGCGGCGCGGAAAACTACTACCTCTATAAGCGGACCCAGCTCTTGGGCACCACCACGGTCTACGTGCTGCGTGTGCTGCTGGTGCTGGTGACCTTCGGCGCGGTGATGCACGGCGCCACCATCGATATGGCCAATCCCGCCCCCTCTTCCTATCAGGCGGTGGCCGGTATGTTCGGATACAGGCTCTACGGCGCGGTGATCCTGGCCGCGGGAACCACCACCATCCTGGGCGCGGCAGCGATTTTCCTCTCCTTCACCAAGACCCACTTCAAGTGGATCGCTGCCCACGAGCGTCAGAGCGCCATTCTCTTCATCGGCATCTGCACCGTTGTGGACGTGTTTTTGGGCCAGCCGGTGAACCTGTTGGTGGCCGCGGGCTCCATCAACAGCCTTGTGCTCCCCTTCACCATGCTGGTGATGCTGATCGCCTCCCACAGCAAGCGGATCATGGGCGAGGATTATCGCCATCCCGTCTGGATGACCGTGGGCGCGGCAGTGGTCTTTGTGGCCGCGGCCTACCTGAGCACCAAGAATATTCCCAATCTGATCGCCTTGTTCCAATAA
- a CDS encoding LamB/YcsF family protein codes for MMKIDLNSDIGESFGDYRLGCDAELIQYVSSVNLACGFHAGDPMVMEKSVRMCAEAGVAIGAHPGFPDLMGFGRRQMKLSFEEAKTYIKYQLGALTAFTSSCGLKIQHLKAHGAFGNMALKDETLARAICTAVAEVDPTIIVMSLPGCCVVKEAQKMGLRFANEVFADRAYNEDCTLVARGTPGAMIEDPDLATERVIRMIKEKKVTAITGKDIDIDCHTVCVHGDTPSAIEIVKKMRAALEAEGIEIANLSDR; via the coding sequence ATGATGAAAATTGATCTCAACAGCGACATCGGCGAGAGCTTCGGCGACTATCGGCTGGGCTGCGATGCGGAACTCATCCAATATGTGTCCTCTGTCAATCTGGCCTGCGGCTTCCACGCAGGCGACCCCATGGTTATGGAAAAAAGCGTCAGAATGTGTGCCGAGGCCGGCGTCGCCATCGGCGCACACCCGGGATTTCCCGATCTGATGGGCTTTGGGCGGCGCCAGATGAAACTCTCCTTTGAGGAGGCCAAGACCTACATCAAGTACCAGCTGGGCGCGCTGACGGCCTTCACCTCCTCCTGTGGTTTAAAAATCCAGCACCTGAAGGCCCATGGCGCATTCGGCAACATGGCGCTGAAGGATGAGACGCTGGCCCGGGCCATCTGCACCGCCGTGGCGGAGGTGGACCCCACCATTATTGTGATGAGCCTGCCCGGCTGCTGCGTGGTGAAAGAGGCGCAGAAGATGGGCCTGCGGTTTGCAAACGAGGTCTTTGCCGACCGGGCCTACAACGAGGACTGCACCCTGGTGGCCAGGGGGACGCCCGGCGCCATGATCGAGGACCCGGACCTTGCCACGGAGCGGGTCATCCGCATGATCAAGGAGAAGAAGGTCACTGCCATCACAGGAAAGGACATCGATATCGACTGCCACACGGTCTGCGTCCACGGCGACACGCCTTCGGCCATTGAGATCGTGAAGAAGATGCGCGCCGCCCTGGAGGCGGAGGGCATTGAGATTGCGAACCTCTCCGACCGGTAA
- a CDS encoding 5-oxoprolinase subunit B family protein, protein MEAKFLTNGDAAISIQVGDRISLEVSKRVRSLLRALEAEPIEGVEELLPTYCSLMIHYEPGTIRYDALVEQCRRRVEALPDTAEEGAEEEMVCEIPVLYGGVCGEDLQEVAGYHQMSVQQVIDAHTAKDNYTYMLGAAPGMAYLGAENGLHMPRRQTSRTQVEQGAVIIWENQTIIMPITYPTGWQVIGKTPVEVFDMGEPDPFLMKAGQWVRFRSIDRAEYEDIAAKVRAGAYQCRFYRKEAAK, encoded by the coding sequence TTGGAAGCCAAATTTTTAACCAACGGCGATGCGGCCATCTCCATCCAGGTGGGCGACCGGATTAGCCTGGAGGTCAGCAAGCGGGTGCGCTCGCTGCTGCGCGCCCTGGAGGCGGAGCCCATCGAGGGGGTGGAGGAGCTGCTGCCCACCTACTGTTCGCTGATGATCCACTATGAGCCGGGGACCATCCGCTATGACGCGCTGGTGGAGCAGTGCCGCCGGCGGGTGGAAGCGCTGCCGGACACGGCGGAGGAGGGCGCGGAGGAGGAGATGGTCTGCGAAATCCCCGTGCTCTACGGCGGTGTGTGCGGCGAGGATTTGCAGGAGGTGGCCGGCTACCACCAGATGAGCGTGCAGCAGGTCATTGACGCCCACACCGCAAAGGACAACTACACCTATATGCTGGGCGCCGCACCGGGCATGGCCTATCTGGGGGCGGAGAACGGGCTGCACATGCCCCGCCGCCAGACCTCCCGCACCCAGGTGGAGCAGGGCGCCGTCATCATCTGGGAAAACCAGACCATCATCATGCCCATCACCTATCCCACTGGGTGGCAGGTCATCGGCAAGACCCCGGTGGAGGTGTTCGACATGGGCGAGCCGGACCCGTTTTTGATGAAAGCGGGGCAGTGGGTTCGCTTCCGCTCCATCGACAGGGCGGAGTATGAGGACATTGCGGCTAAGGTCCGCGCCGGCGCCTATCAGTGCCGCTTTTATCGGAAGGAGGCGGCAAAATGA
- a CDS encoding 5-oxoprolinase subunit C family protein yields MSILVEQGGLLTTVQDRGRRGWQQYGVPVAGAMDQQAMMLANLLVDNDEGEAVLEATVLGPALRFQTANVFAVTGGDLSPQLNGQVIPMYRAVAAGAGDKLTFGGLKTGFRAYIAFAGGLDVPLVMNSRSTHLRGKFGGYEGRRLMPGDEIGFAAPRPTLPNLPARRCDPEEIPGAELWLRVIRGPQDKAFTPKGLDTFFSSEYTITNECDRTGAKLEGSGIEHVKDGNIISDGIAFGSVQVPSNGQPIIMLADRLPTGGYTKIATVISVDIPRLAQSKPGTKIRFREVSVQQAQDLYVQAMGRRRELAQRIRGAAVAADVRRFLVRLEGREYQVSVERCE; encoded by the coding sequence ATGAGCATCCTGGTGGAACAGGGCGGCCTTTTGACCACGGTCCAGGACCGGGGCCGCCGGGGCTGGCAGCAGTATGGCGTGCCTGTGGCCGGAGCCATGGATCAGCAGGCCATGATGCTGGCTAACCTCCTGGTGGACAATGACGAGGGCGAGGCGGTTTTGGAGGCCACCGTCCTGGGCCCCGCGCTGCGCTTTCAGACGGCCAACGTCTTTGCCGTCACCGGCGGAGACCTCTCACCGCAGCTCAATGGGCAGGTGATCCCCATGTACCGGGCCGTGGCGGCCGGGGCCGGGGACAAACTGACCTTCGGCGGGCTGAAAACCGGGTTCCGGGCCTACATCGCCTTTGCCGGCGGGCTGGATGTCCCGCTGGTGATGAACAGCCGCTCCACCCACCTGCGGGGGAAATTCGGCGGCTATGAGGGCCGCAGGCTGATGCCCGGGGACGAGATCGGCTTTGCCGCGCCCCGCCCCACGCTGCCCAATCTCCCGGCGCGCAGATGCGATCCGGAGGAGATACCCGGCGCGGAGCTCTGGCTGCGGGTGATCCGGGGGCCGCAGGACAAGGCGTTTACCCCCAAGGGCCTGGATACCTTTTTCTCCAGCGAGTACACCATCACCAATGAGTGCGACCGCACCGGCGCCAAGTTAGAGGGCAGCGGGATTGAGCATGTGAAAGACGGAAACATCATCTCCGACGGGATTGCGTTTGGCTCGGTGCAGGTGCCCTCCAACGGCCAGCCCATCATCATGCTGGCCGACCGCCTGCCCACCGGAGGCTATACCAAAATCGCCACCGTGATCTCCGTGGACATCCCCAGGCTGGCCCAGAGCAAGCCCGGAACCAAAATCCGGTTCCGGGAGGTCAGCGTACAGCAGGCCCAGGACCTCTATGTCCAGGCCATGGGCCGGCGGCGGGAGCTGGCCCAACGCATCCGCGGCGCCGCCGTGGCAGCAGACGTCCGCCGATTTCTTGTCCGCCTGGAGGGCAGAGAGTACCAGGTGAGCGTGGAACGGTGCGAGTGA